A window of Armatimonadota bacterium contains these coding sequences:
- a CDS encoding family 10 glycosylhydrolase: MKKGLWLSITFLVLLIISPCLYGAVEIIIDNPGAVFVNGSNAWTTGTSATDKYGSDYRYCKIATAGGSTATYTPFIPQTAPDWQVYTWYCNTEVSETTAAQYIIHHASGDTVVYVNQTTNRGTWFLVGTYTMNAGSGNYARISNQGSSTTRYVVADGMRFYSATATDTTPPTISNVSASPGVTTATITWTTNEPSTSQVEYGLTTSYGNQTPKDTNLVTSHSVLISGLSPTTLYHYRVKSADASNNEAVSSDYTFTTTAPTPEYRANWVDTWHDGILSAEQITNLVNIHKLYNYNVIIPEVRKCGDAYYNSTFEPRASNIIDAPPFDPLGDLIQKAHAQGIEVHPWIVTYRIWNSGWGAAPANHIWTLHPEWAMTDSSGNNLDGQYYNLDPGVPGVQDYIYKVVMDIVNQYDIDGFNWDYIRYPGYNWGYNSITQQRFYNEYGYWPPTSTSDSRWNTWSDFRRRQVTDLLKKCHVQIWAKKPNVKTSVDTVGWMGADPNVDFTQTRQYKEVFQDGKGWMEQHIVDVNILMNYKREYDTAQKQDYRLWTNWLATMQATTGRHSVDGQACYLNSISDSIIQMQVARDAGLAGICNYSYAVTNKDGQPSESFWSAVKSNLYTLPVPTPNMPWKSNPTTGCIFGVVTNASNPNDPIYYNWVYKATVTVTGPVTRSTETDATGFYAFLDLPPGTYTITCSKTGLPPYTYYNQTLAAGQYLRENFALGYTQKTSYNGIVRAGWNLISLPLDPVNPDPAVVFNGIDIEGKLYRYDNPTASFITYDPWTPEIFGNCRVGEGYWLFADGPKTISYQAWASFPPARDIQIPAAGWALIGCPFPNGKYWADTNVTKDGNTVSLATAAKTNGWLDSVGWWWDNSAQALQTLGLPEDWPASEYLVPWYGYWINTYTSNLTLTVQ, translated from the coding sequence ATGAAAAAAGGGCTTTGGCTATCAATCACATTTCTGGTCTTGCTAATAATTTCGCCCTGCCTATATGGAGCAGTCGAAATTATAATTGACAATCCAGGTGCCGTTTTCGTAAATGGATCAAACGCGTGGACTACTGGCACGAGTGCTACCGACAAATACGGCAGCGATTACAGGTATTGTAAGATTGCAACTGCTGGTGGCAGTACGGCAACTTATACACCCTTTATACCCCAAACTGCCCCGGACTGGCAAGTGTACACATGGTACTGCAACACGGAAGTGTCGGAAACCACAGCAGCCCAGTACATAATCCACCATGCCTCCGGTGATACTGTTGTTTACGTAAACCAGACCACAAACCGAGGAACATGGTTCCTAGTCGGCACATATACAATGAATGCCGGCTCAGGCAACTATGCGAGAATTTCAAACCAAGGGTCGAGCACCACGAGATACGTCGTAGCAGATGGCATGCGGTTCTACTCTGCCACGGCCACGGACACGACGCCCCCCACAATCTCCAATGTTTCGGCCTCGCCTGGGGTGACAACAGCTACCATAACCTGGACTACCAATGAGCCCTCGACATCGCAAGTTGAATATGGACTTACTACAAGCTATGGAAACCAGACGCCAAAAGACACCAATCTCGTAACCAGCCACAGCGTGCTGATTTCGGGTCTTTCGCCCACTACGCTGTACCATTATAGAGTAAAGTCAGCAGATGCAAGCAATAATGAAGCTGTTTCAAGCGACTACACATTTACTACAACTGCTCCTACGCCTGAGTATCGGGCAAATTGGGTGGACACGTGGCATGATGGCATCCTGAGCGCTGAGCAAATCACAAACCTCGTGAATATCCACAAACTTTACAACTACAACGTTATAATCCCCGAGGTCAGGAAGTGCGGCGATGCTTATTATAACTCAACATTTGAACCAAGAGCCTCAAATATAATAGACGCGCCGCCATTTGATCCACTTGGTGACCTCATCCAAAAGGCACACGCTCAGGGCATTGAGGTTCACCCATGGATTGTAACGTACAGAATATGGAACAGCGGATGGGGAGCAGCGCCAGCCAATCATATATGGACGCTTCACCCAGAATGGGCCATGACCGACAGCTCAGGTAACAACCTTGACGGCCAGTACTACAATCTCGACCCAGGAGTCCCAGGCGTGCAGGATTACATCTACAAGGTTGTCATGGATATCGTTAATCAATATGATATCGATGGATTCAACTGGGATTACATCAGATATCCTGGTTACAATTGGGGCTACAATTCAATTACACAGCAGAGATTTTACAATGAATATGGCTACTGGCCGCCTACCTCCACTTCGGATTCCCGCTGGAACACGTGGAGCGACTTCCGGCGAAGGCAGGTCACAGACCTCCTTAAAAAATGCCATGTCCAAATCTGGGCCAAGAAACCAAACGTAAAAACCTCTGTAGACACGGTAGGCTGGATGGGCGCTGACCCAAATGTCGACTTCACACAAACACGCCAATACAAAGAAGTCTTCCAAGATGGAAAAGGCTGGATGGAACAGCATATCGTGGATGTTAATATCCTAATGAACTACAAGCGAGAATACGATACTGCTCAGAAACAAGACTACCGGCTCTGGACTAACTGGCTTGCTACTATGCAAGCAACCACCGGCAGACACAGCGTCGACGGTCAAGCATGTTACTTAAACTCGATTTCTGACAGCATCATACAAATGCAAGTTGCCAGGGATGCTGGGCTTGCCGGAATATGCAACTACAGTTATGCCGTGACAAACAAAGACGGCCAGCCAAGCGAAAGCTTTTGGTCTGCTGTAAAGTCAAACCTGTACACACTTCCTGTGCCCACCCCAAACATGCCATGGAAAAGCAATCCGACAACGGGCTGCATATTTGGCGTGGTCACCAATGCATCAAACCCAAATGATCCCATATACTATAACTGGGTGTATAAGGCTACTGTAACCGTAACAGGCCCAGTCACCCGTTCCACTGAGACCGACGCAACAGGCTTCTACGCCTTCTTAGATCTTCCACCTGGAACGTACACAATCACCTGTTCGAAAACCGGCCTTCCGCCGTACACCTACTACAATCAAACTTTGGCAGCAGGGCAGTATCTGCGTGAGAACTTCGCACTCGGATACACCCAAAAGACGTCTTATAATGGTATTGTGCGCGCAGGTTGGAACTTAATTAGTTTGCCGCTTGATCCGGTCAATCCTGACCCAGCAGTTGTGTTCAATGGCATAGACATAGAGGGCAAACTATATCGCTACGATAATCCTACAGCGTCTTTTATAACTTACGATCCCTGGACACCAGAGATTTTCGGCAACTGCAGAGTTGGCGAAGGTTATTGGCTATTCGCTGATGGGCCGAAAACGATTAGTTACCAGGCATGGGCAAGCTTTCCGCCTGCCCGCGACATCCAAATACCGGCAGCAGGCTGGGCACTCATTGGCTGTCCATTCCCAAATGGCAAGTATTGGGCAGATACAAACGTAACTAAGGATGGCAATACGGTAAGTCTCGCCACAGCCGCTAAAACAAATGGATGGCTGGACTCCGTTGGCTGGTGGTGGGACAATTCAGCACAGGCACTGCAAACTCTTGGGCTACCCGAGGATTGGCCAGCTTCGGAATACCTGGTACCCTGGTATGGTTACTGGATAAATACCTACACCAGCAATCTGACGCTTACTGTGCAATAG